The following proteins are encoded in a genomic region of Paenibacillus sp. FSL H3-0469:
- the rplI gene encoding 50S ribosomal protein L9 produces the protein MKVIFLKDVKGQGKKGQVKEVSEGYAANFLLPRGLVRPATDGNVKTLENQAAAEQRRKDQEKEEAVQLGKKLDELTLTLKAKAGEGGRLFGAITSKQIGETLAATQGIVIDKRKIELSDSIRHVGTFQVTVKLHTEVKANLTVQVTEE, from the coding sequence ATGAAGGTCATATTCTTGAAGGATGTTAAGGGTCAAGGCAAGAAGGGGCAGGTTAAAGAGGTGTCGGAGGGCTATGCAGCCAATTTCCTGCTGCCGCGCGGGCTGGTTCGTCCGGCTACAGACGGCAATGTGAAGACACTGGAGAACCAGGCGGCCGCCGAACAGCGCCGCAAGGACCAGGAGAAGGAGGAAGCGGTACAGCTGGGCAAGAAGCTGGATGAGCTGACCCTGACCCTGAAGGCCAAAGCAGGTGAAGGCGGCCGTCTCTTCGGCGCTATCACCAGCAAGCAGATCGGCGAGACCCTGGCAGCTACTCAGGGGATCGTAATCGACAAGCGCAAAATTGAGCTGAGCGATTCGATCCGCCATGTAGGCACGTTCCAGGTAACGGTAAAGCTGCATACTGAAGTAAAGGCTAACCTCACGGTTCAGGTAACGGAGGAGTAG